From a region of the Archangium lipolyticum genome:
- a CDS encoding MXAN_2756 family trypsin-like serine endoprotease, with the protein MPRLLLALFLVLLATGASAEDRPSRADLQKALGLYERSVVRVRGPREAGPGIIVGTEGQVLTSVRHVSLEAAQVEYDGRTLPATVVLANGYLKVAVVAAPAGEYPAAPVRVSTGSPVGQWLIGILPGRGKQKERPASAVARKAPAPFFDVDLALPPGSPIFDANGRLVAVSVQRRGRGCRALPLDVVKQQLATKVAAP; encoded by the coding sequence TTGCCCCGCCTCCTGCTCGCCCTCTTCCTCGTCCTGCTCGCCACCGGTGCCTCCGCCGAGGATCGCCCCTCCCGCGCCGATCTGCAGAAGGCGCTCGGCCTGTACGAGCGCTCCGTGGTGCGGGTGCGAGGGCCTCGCGAGGCCGGCCCCGGCATCATCGTGGGCACCGAGGGGCAGGTGCTCACCTCCGTACGCCACGTCAGCCTGGAGGCCGCCCAGGTGGAGTACGACGGGCGGACGCTGCCGGCCACGGTGGTGCTCGCCAACGGGTACCTGAAGGTGGCCGTCGTCGCCGCCCCGGCCGGTGAGTACCCCGCCGCTCCCGTGCGGGTGTCCACCGGGAGCCCCGTCGGCCAGTGGCTCATCGGCATCCTCCCGGGACGGGGCAAGCAGAAGGAGCGGCCGGCCTCGGCCGTGGCGCGAAAGGCTCCCGCGCCCTTCTTCGACGTGGACCTGGCACTCCCGCCGGGCAGCCCGATCTTCGACGCCAATGGCCGGCTGGTGGCGGTCTCCGTGCAGCGCCGGGGACGCGGTTGCCGGGCGCTGCCGCTGGACGTCGTCAAACAGCAGCTCGCCACGAAGGTGGCCGCGCCGTGA